In Halomarina salina, one DNA window encodes the following:
- a CDS encoding TATA-box-binding protein, translating to MTDPKETINIENVVASTGIGQELDLQSVAMDLEGADYDPEQFPGLVYRTQNPKSAALIFRSGKIVCTGAKSTDDVHESLRIVFDKLRDLQIQVDEDPEIVVQNIVTSADLGRTLNLNAIAIGLGLENIEYEPEQFPGLVYRLDEPDVVALLFGSGKLVITGGKQPVDAEHAVDKIVSRLEDLGLLDG from the coding sequence ATGACCGACCCCAAGGAAACCATCAACATCGAGAACGTGGTGGCCTCGACGGGCATCGGCCAGGAGCTGGACCTCCAGAGCGTCGCGATGGACCTCGAAGGGGCCGACTACGACCCCGAGCAGTTCCCCGGTCTCGTCTACCGCACCCAGAACCCGAAGAGCGCCGCGCTCATCTTCCGCTCCGGGAAGATCGTCTGTACGGGCGCGAAGTCGACCGACGACGTCCACGAGAGCCTGCGCATCGTCTTCGACAAGCTCCGTGACCTCCAGATTCAGGTCGACGAGGACCCCGAAATCGTCGTCCAGAACATCGTCACCTCGGCCGACCTCGGGCGGACGCTCAACCTCAACGCCATCGCCATCGGCCTCGGCCTGGAGAACATCGAGTACGAACCCGAGCAGTTCCCGGGGCTGGTCTACCGCCTCGACGAACCGGACGTCGTCGCGCTGCTGTTCGGGTCGGGCAAGCTCGTCATCACCGGCGGCAAACAGCCGGTCGACGCCGAGCACGCCGTCGACAAGATCGTCTCCCGGCTCGAAGACCTCGGTCTGCT